In a genomic window of Quercus lobata isolate SW786 chromosome 4, ValleyOak3.0 Primary Assembly, whole genome shotgun sequence:
- the LOC115986038 gene encoding uncharacterized protein LOC115986038, which yields MEGLRTTRQPDLFMSLKKDMAMVTQQIFVAEEWAKKAREDLNNEAQSRLAAEKAIGALRLEKDRLSSEVKDAQKARASAKVGLKTTTKQAEDLCQQLHLFEINLATKKQMVSNLKAELSKAKEVAHVAREAAEVAVATSYECGVRDTEVRLIEEVATVCRDYITMSWGVALDRAVVPADSDLRKAENIFFPEDISEIPDSVPPEEPLPAKVTTSDSHIPKAEEMQPVAKDKSPEDTLTIRDVVAQAKEAVLEPQAGDDQPEPSAPVKSPTQGQALGQ from the exons ATGGAGGGACTTCGGACTACTCGGCAACCGGACCTCTTTATGTCACTGAAGAAAGACATGGCTATG GTCACTCAACAAATCTTTGTTGCTGAGGAGTGGGCCAAGAAGGCTCGCGAAGATCTAAACAATGAGGCTCAGTCCCGCCTCGCTGCTGAGAAGGCTATCGGTGCCCTTAGGTTGGAAAAGGATCGCCTGAGTAGCGAAGTGAAGGATGCACAAAAGGCTCGCGCTAGCGCTAAGGTCGGACTCAAGACCACTACCAAGCAGGCTGAGGATCTGTGCCAACAGCTCCATCTGTTCGAGATAAACCTTGCGACTAAGAAGCAGATGGTCTCAAATCTCAAGGCCGAGCTATCAAAGGCTAAGGAGGTGGCTCACGTGGCCAGGGAGGCGGCTGAGGTTGCGGTGGCAACCTCATATGAATGTGGAGTTAGGGATACTGAGGTTAGGCTAATCGAGGAGGTGGCTACCGTATGTAGGGATTACATCACTATGTCTTGGGGGGTAGCCTTGGATCGGGCGGTAGTTCCAGCAGACTCCGATCTCAGGAAAGCTGAGAATATCTTCTTTCCAGAAGATATTAGTGAGATTCCGGACTCAGTTCCTCCTGAGGAGCCCCTCCCTGCGAAAGTCACAACCTCGGATTCCCATATACCTAAAGCTGAGGAAATGCAACCAGTTGCAAAAGACAAATCGCCTGAGGACACTCTCACAATAAGGGACGTTGTCGCGCAAGCCAAAGAGGCTGTTCTGGAGCCCCAGGCAGGAGATGATCAACCTGAGCCATCAGCCCCTGTAAAGAGTCCTACTCAGGGCCAAGCCTTAGGACAATAA
- the LOC115986036 gene encoding uncharacterized protein LOC115986036 gives MSVGRLPSEADGRETKRARGMATPLIGFLDEDKLGTLQPHDDALVVTLRIDGYDVERVLVDQGSAVEVMYPNLYKGLKLKPEDLTTYDSPLVSFEGKIVTPKSMIRLPIQTDSDVVEVDFIVVDAYSPYTAIVAQPWLHALGAVSLTLHQKVKYPSEGRVKEVIGN, from the coding sequence ATGTCGGTAGGCAGACTCCCCTCTGAAGCTGACGGTAGGGAGACCAAGAGGGCTAGGGGGATGGCCACACCCCTAATTGGATTCTTGGATGAGGATAAACTAGGAACCctccaaccccacgacgatgcacTAGTCGTCACGCTCAGGATCGATGGTTACGATGTGGAGAGGGTGCTAGTTGATCAGGGCAGCGCCGTGGAAGTGATGTATCCCAACTTGTACAAAGGTTTGAAGTTGAAACCGGAGGACCTGACAACATACGATTCCCCATTAGTGAGTTTTGAGGGGAAAATCGTCACTCCGAAAAGCATGATTAGGCTGCCTATACAAACAGACTCGGacgtggtggaggtggacttcatagtGGTAGACGCATACTCCCCCTACACCGCCATCGTAGCCCAACCGTGGCTCCATGCCCTAGGGGCTGTGTCATTAACCTTACATCAAAAGGTGAAGTATCCCTCAGAAGGTCGAGTGAAAGAAGTAATAGGGAACTAG
- the LOC115986037 gene encoding uncharacterized protein K02A2.6-like, whose protein sequence is MQKEAQEFVRKCDQCQRFAPNIHPLGGNLNPLSSPWPFVQWGLDILGPFPKAAGNKRFLLVDTDYFIKWVEVEPLANIRDVDAKKFVWKNIVTRFGIPHTLISDNGLQFDSKAFRRYCSELGIANRYSTPAYPQGNGQAEAINKTIVNGLKKRLDDTKGRWVEVLPHVLWTYRTTPRSSTGETPFSMTYGTEAVIPLEINFLTQRTSAFCPNANNVLLEKSLDLIEEKRESAMVQLAYY, encoded by the coding sequence atgcagaAAGAGGCGCAAGAATTCGTAAGGAAGTGTgaccagtgccaaaggttcGCCCCGAATATACATCCGCTAGGCGGAAACCTTAATCCGCTGTCCAGCCCCTGGCCATTCGTACAGTGGGGCCTAGATATCCTAGGACCATTCCCTAAAGCAGCGGGGAACAAAAGATTTCTTCTTGTCGACACGGATTATTTCATAAAATGGGTCGAAGTTGAGCCGCTGGCAAACATTAGAGATGTTGATGCCaagaagtttgtttggaaaaatatcgtCACTAGATTCGGAATCCCTCACACCCTAATCTCGGACAACGGTctccaatttgatagtaaagcttTCAGAAGATATTGTAGCGAGTTGGGAATTGCTAATAGATACTCCACACCGGCTTACCCGCAGGgtaatgggcaggctgaagccaTCAACAAAACCATAGTGAATGGGTTGAAAAAGAGGTTAGATGACacaaagggaagatgggtagaaGTGTTGCCCCATGTCTTGTGGACGTACCGCACCACGCCTCGTAGTTCCACAGGGgaaacccccttttcgatgacctATGGGACCGAGGCTGTTATTCCTTTGGAGATAAACTTCCTAACACAGAGGACCAGTGCATTCTGCCCCAATGCTAACAACGTACTGCTGGAAAAGAGCTTGGACCTCATcgaggaaaaaagagagagtgcaATGGTCCAACTCGCCTACTACTAG